The nucleotide window CGGCGTTCACGGCATAACGGATGTCGTCGCTCTTGCCCAGGTTGAACTTGCCCGACACGCTGACGGAGGCGCCGGTGTCGGTTTCGTCCAGCAGCTTGAACTGGCGCACCATGCCGGCCACGGTGAAGTGGCCCCAGTCTCCCTTGGTCAGCCAGCGCGCGGTGACGTCGGGCAGGGCGTTGTCGCCGCTGTTGAAGCGGGTGCCTGTCTGGTACGGGGTGACGGTGGTCTGCGGATTCTCCAGCGAGAACGACCACGGGCCCTGGGTGTAGCGCAGCTGGGCCTGGCGCACGAAGATCGTGCCGTCGGTCGGGCCGACGAAGTCCACCGCATCCGGCAGCGCGGCCACGTCCATGAAGTTGGACCACGTCTGGCCGGCCAGCCAGTTGTTCCAGCTGACGTAGGCATGGCGCAGGGTGACGGCGTAGGTGTTGGTGGCGGTCTCGTTGCCGGCCAGCGCATTGCTGCCGCCGCCGAAGAAGTCCATCTCCACGAAGCCCTTGAACTTGTCGCCGCTGTCGGTCACGTGGTCAGCGCTCAGCCAGAAGCGCGAGAACTGCGCATGGAAGTCGGCATACGGGTCGCCGCCGTCGGCCCCCGCGCCGGCCACCGGAATGGTGCTGGGCACGTAGAACAGGCGGCCGGACGAACCATCGGCGATGCGGCCGTCGCTGGTGTCGGTGGCCATCGCGTCCATCTTGATGAAGCCGCCGTACGAGAACGTCGTGCCCGGGTTGGCCGCGGTCATGATGGTGGTGCCCTGGATCGGCTGCTTGCCCGCGGGCACGGCCGGCTTGGCGGCCTGCGCGGCCTGCACCTGCGTGACCTGCTCCTGGGTGGTGGCGATCTGGCTCTGCTGTTGCTGCTGCGACGAAAGCAGCAGCTGCACCTGC belongs to Pseudoxanthomonas sp. F37 and includes:
- a CDS encoding DcaP family trimeric outer membrane transporter: MTQRSALMARRPLAAALFVALIAPGMAFAQTAKEKALEARVAELERQVQLLLSSQQQQQSQIATTQEQVTQVQAAQAAKPAVPAGKQPIQGTTIMTAANPGTTFSYGGFIKMDAMATDTSDGRIADGSSGRLFYVPSTIPVAGAGADGGDPYADFHAQFSRFWLSADHVTDSGDKFKGFVEMDFFGGGSNALAGNETATNTYAVTLRHAYVSWNNWLAGQTWSNFMDVAALPDAVDFVGPTDGTIFVRQAQLRYTQGPWSFSLENPQTTVTPYQTGTRFNSGDNALPDVTARWLTKGDWGHFTVAGMVRQFKLLDETDTGASVSVSGKFNLGKSDDIRYAVNAGQGIGRYLAFGVGSDVVTEADGDISALDGYGGFVAWRHVFSPKVRTNLMYSASHFDNDAGITGFGVTERTQSMHANVIYSPFPKLDLGAELIYGQRSLEDDREGDLKRLHTTVKYTF